The DNA segment CCAAACCACTCCTGGCTCATGGTGGAGCACACATGTTCCAAAACTTAGGAAAGTGAGGACTGTATTtggggcagagaaagaaaaaatggatcaGGACAACATATGAAAGatctaaagaaaataagtaaaggcttaattattgttttgaaaataatttgtcaaAGTGTTTGAGGTTTTTTTACAGCAAGCTCCATAATTCGGTAACTCAAAATTATGTTCCtaatataaaaatgtcatttggaggtttaattatttgtaatttttatactttttagtttTGTAAATTTAAGAGTTCTATTCTGGGTTGATGAAAGTAGAAAATGTAAGGTGTgggaaaattacaaaaacagaGGAGATTCTGAAATAATCCTTAAGAAACCACCTAAATTCCTAGGAGAATTTCACAGTTTCAAAGGCTATGAAATGGGTGGGCTCAGGCCTAGATCTCCAAGGTACAAGGAGAGCCAGGTGACACCTGTGTTCCAGGGGAAGAGAATAGAAAATGGACTGAGGACTGTCTCTGACAGGGTGAGCAGCTGGAGTGGGAAGGAGCGATTTGGGGGACCCAGGAGGGTGGAGGGACTGGGGGCTGGGAGCTGAGGGCGGGgctgtgcttcagcctcctcctcccactgcccctcccccacccccaggagccCTTTGTGAGGAGGAGGCCCCAGCTGTGTGATACAAGCCTGGGCCCCAGTCCCTAGTCCCAAAGGGGATGCCCAGAGCTCAGTTGCTTGAAGGCGATGGGAAATCTCGTCATCCCTCtagggaagggcagggcaggcagggttGAGAGTGGGCAGAGGATTCCACCCCCAGCTCCCAGACCATCTGTGGAGTGCACAGGAGACGACATTGCACTTCAGATGGAGAAAATGCTCTTTCCTCTGAAGAGCCCTAGTGCCACATGGCTGAGCCCTAGCTCCACTCCCTGGATGATGGATTTCATCCTCACCAGTGTGTGTGGCCTAGTGCTCCTCTTCCTATTGCTCCTCTACGTCCACAGTGACCCACCCTCACCCCCGCCcgggaggaagaggagcagcagGGAGGTAAGGAGTCCTCAGCCCAGCCCCACAGAGAaagattctctcttcttttcctcccctcATTTCCACTTTTCCTAAGCAATGTGAGACCCTTCTGTGATGGGAAATCTCGTCATCCCTCTAGGGAAGGGCAAGGCAGGCAGGGGTGAGAGTGGGCAGAGGATTCCATCCCGAGCTCATCTGTGGGGTGCACAGGAGGCGTCAGGGCAAAAACCAACACTGGACTCAGTGGCAAGGACCGGGTCAGGAGAGGGGTGAGGTCTCTGTGGGAGGAGAGGCCCCAGCCCTGGCTCATCACCCCCTTCCTGGGGCAGGTGCCTGGGGGCCCAGCCTCCTCTGTATGATCTGGGTGTGATCTGGGAGCTGTGCTGAGCTCCTGAGAGCCTCCCAGTAGAGCCTGGATTCGCCTGTGGCTGCACCCCGGCCACATGTGCTTTTTCCTCCTTCACCACAGCCCCATGGTACCCTGGCCTCCTCTCCATTCTCATCCAAAGCAGAATCCTACTGGCAGCTCAGAGGCGCCTGTGGGCCTGAGCCTAGGTGTTCCTTGAGCGGAGGAGCAGGGACTGGGGACAGCCAGGTTGGAGTCACACAGACAACCCTTCCTTGCATTTCCctaagaaggaaaacagaaaacatttcattCACGGTAAACATGAGTAAAAAGCACACACAGAGCTCCCTGAGCTAGAGGCTGAGAGCCGTGTCCCTCATGAGCACTGCGTGTGTGCAGCTGGTCTGGGGAGAGGAGACTGAGAACTGGTCCCAGCCCCTCATCCTTTCTTGCCTCTCAGCCTCAAAGGGAGAGAAGCGGGAGGTCCAGGAGCAGGAAGATCTCAGCTCTGAAAGGTGAGGCTCTGCTGCCCCCCGGGACTCCCCAGAGGTAACTGAGCTTTGCCTGTCCCTGAGGAAGTCATTTGCAGAGGCCTGAGAGGGAAGCTCCTGGGAGAGAAATCAGAACCTGCGGCCTCCTCAGATTCCCTGCGGGAATGAAGCCACGGGCCTGGGACCGGTATTGCCCATAAGGGGGCGGTGTGGGGAAGGGACCAAGGCCTGCCTGGATATGGGGGGAGGTCAGGGAGGCTCCAGGTCCATGTGGACAGCTGTTCACCTCAGCAATGGCTGACTCCTCTTTGAGACCACCCATTTGCTCTCCCAACAAGATGGTTGTGACACCGATGAGGGGGTGGACGTGGAAGCACTTTTTGCAAATGACAAAGTGCTGCACAGTGGAAACCTTCCTGTCACCATTGGGGCCATGTGGCCTCGGACACAGATGCGAGGGCTTCAGGGTCTAGTCCCCCATGGTGTCCCCTAAAAAGACATCCACTCAGCCTCCATGAGGTTCCCAGGCACCGCCCTCTCCACCATAACCCTGTCTCCTGATTTCCAGCTTGCAGAATCCTCCTGAGGGAGCTGGAGGAGACTCGGGACCTGAACTACCTTCTGGAAAGGTGAGGAGCTTCCCCCTTCTGTCCCTGTCCTCCTTCCTACCAGGGCCTCTGATGCAACCCTACGGCCTGGTGGTGATCTGGGAGGGGGAGGTCCCGGGAAGGGGACAGGAGGGGACTGAAGCCCTGGGGCAGGCTTAGGCAGAGCTTTATGAAGTCAGCAGTTGGGGAGGTGGAGGAACCGGGGGCCCCAGGTGCCCACCCGTCCCAGCTTCCCGGCCCCATCTACCCCTGGCTGCAGCTTGTGCCTCTTGTCTCCTGCAGCCACCTGAGGAAGCTCGCTGGCGAAGGCAGCTCCCACCTGCCCTTAGGTGGAGACCCCCTGGGGGACGTGTGTAAACCAGTGCCTGCTAAGGCCCACCAGCCGCATGGGAAATGCATGCAAGATCCGTCTCCTGCCAGCTTGTCCCCACCAGCTCCCCCAGCTCCTCTGGCCTCCACCCTGTCACCAGGCCCGATGACCTTCTCAGAGCCTTTTGGACCACACTCAACCCTGAGTGCCTCCGGGCCACCAGAGCCCTTGCTTCCCCTAAAATGCCCTGCAACCCAGCCACATGTGGTTTTTCCTCCTTCACCACAGCCGCATGGTCCCCTGGCCTCCTCTCCACCTCCACCCGACTCCAGCCTGGCTGGACTTCAGTGTGGCTCCACAACATGCCCCGTCCCCCAGAGCTCCCCTCTACACAACCAGGTGCTGCCTCCTCCAACCAGGGTGATCTCTGGCCTGGGGTGCTCCAGCGATCCCATCTGGGACCTCTATTGCTGGAGGGAGGCTGCCACCACCTGGGGCCTCTCCACCTACTCACATGGCAAATCCCAGCCACGGCATCTTCCCGACCACACCTCAGAGGCTTCCTTCTGGGGAGACCCCACACCCAAGCACATGGAGGTAGGTGGCTGCACATTCATCCACCCTGACGTGCAGAAGCTGCTGGAGACCCTCATCGCCAAGAGAGCACTGATGAAGatgtggcaggagaaagaaagaaaacgggCCGACCACCCGCACATGACATCACTGGGGAAGGAGTGGGACATCACGACCCTAAATCCCTTCTGGAACGTGTCAACCCAGCCACAGCAGCTGCCCCGTCCTCAGCAAGTCTCTGATGCCACAACCGTGGGGAACCACTTACAGCAGAAACGCAGCCAGCTTTTCTGGGACCTCCCCTCTCTCAATAGCGAGTCCCTGGCGACCACAGTCTGGGTTTCTAGGAACCCTTCCTCACAGAATGCACACTCTGTACCACTGGATAAAGCCTCCACTTCTCTTCCAGGTGAACCTGAGGTTGAGGCATCCTCACAGCTTTCCCAGGCACCGCCCCAGCCCCACCACATGGCCCAGCCCCaacatttcactccagcctggccccagTCCCAGCCCCCACCTTTGGCTGAGATCCAGACCCAGGCCCACCTCTCACCCCCTGTCCCAAGCCTGGGGTGCTCTTCTCCACCCCAGATTAGGGGCTGTGGGGCATCTTACCCTACATCCCAGGAGAGGACACAGTCTGTCATCCCCACTGGAAAGGAGTATCTTGAATGGCCCTTGAAGAAGCGACCAAAGTGGAAGAGGGTTTTGCCCTCTCTCCTCAAAAAGTCTCAGGCTGTTCTGAGCCAGCCCACTGCCCACCTTCCCCAAGAGAGGCCGGCCTCCTGGAGCCCCAAGTCAGCCCCCATCCTTCCCGGGGTTGTCACCAGCCCTGAGCTCCCAGAGCACTGGTGGCAAGGAAGGAATGCCATCCACCAGGAGCAGTCCTGTGGCCCTCCCAGCAGATTGCAGGCATCTGGGGACCTGCTACAGCCTGATGGGGAATTCCCAGGGAGGCCCCAGAGTCAGGCAGAAGACACGCAGCAGGCCCTCTTGCCCTCCCAGCCTTCTGACTTTGCAGGGAAGGGCAGGAAGGATGTGCAGAAGACCGGGTTCAGGAGCTCCGGAAGGTTCTCTGACAAGGGGTGCTTAGGGTCCAAACTAGGGCCGGACCCAAGCCGGGATCAAGGCTCAGGAAGGACCTCAGTGAAGGCTCTGGACGAAGACAAGGAGGCAGAAGGTGACTTACGGAGGTCCTGGAAGTACCAATCAGTAAGTTCCACACCCAGGGACCCAGACAAGGAGCATCTGGAAAACAAGCTGCAAATCCATCTGGCCAGGAAGGTAGGGGAGATCAAAGAGGGCTGGATCCCCATGCCTGTGCGTCGCTCCTGGCTCATGGCCAAATGTGCTGTTCCCAAGTCTGACACCCACAGGAAACCTGGGAAGCTGGCATCCTGGAGGGGTGGGAAAGCCCACGTGAACACCTCCCAGGAgctttccttcctccatccctgcaCCCAGCAGATACTGGAAGTACATCTTGTAAGGTTCTGTGTGAGGCACAGCTGGGGTACAGACCTCCAGTCCCTGGAGCCCATAAATGTCTGGTCAGGTGAGGCTCAGGCCCCGCCCTTCCCACAATCCACCTTTACCCCCTGGGCCTCCTGGGTATCTCGGGTTGAATCTGTACCCAAGGTTCCCATTTTCCTGGGAAAACGTCCTCAGAATGGTCCAGGAGACAACAGAACAACAAGCAAGTCAGTCCCGACCGTGAGTGGCCCTCTCGCTGCCCCACCGCCTGAGCAGGAGGGAGTCCAGAGGCCCCCGAGAGGGTCCCAGTCAGCTGATACCCATGGGCGATCAGAGGCCTTTCCGACTGGACACAAGGGCAGGGGGTGTTCTCAGCCCCCAACATGCAGCCTTGTGGGCAGAACCTGGCAGAGCAGGACTGTCCTGGAATCCGGGAAACCCAAACCCAGACTAGAGGGGAGTATGGGTTCAGAAATGGCTGGGAACGAGGCATGGCTTGAGAGTGAGAGCATGTCCCCAGGAGACCCCTGTAGTAGCAGAGCCCTGCAAGTGCTCAGCATAGGGTCCCAGTGGGCAAGGGCTGAAGATGCCCTGCAGGCACTGAAAGTGGGGGAGAAGCCCCCAACTTGGGAAGTCACCTTGGGAGCCAGTGTGAGGGCAAGTTCGGGAAGTGTTCAGGAGGATCTGAGGAGCACAGGGGCTCTGGGGACCACTGGTAACCCCTCAGCGTCTTCAGTCTGTGTTGCTCAGGATCCAGAGCAGCTGCACCTGAAAGCGCAGGTGGTCAGTGAGATTGCGCTCATAGTGCAGGTGGACTCAGAGGAGCAGCTGCCAGGCCGTGCCCCGGGCATCCTCCTCCAGGACGGCGCCACAGGCCTGTGCCTTCCAGGCCGCCACATGGACATGCTCACTGCCGCAGACAGGCTGCCCACTCAAGCCCCTCTGTCCACCTCCCAGAGTGTGTCTGGTAAGAACATGACAGCTTCCCAGGGGCCATGTGCCCTCCTATGGAAGGGAGGGGACAGTCCAGGGCAGCAGGAGCCTGGGAGCCCAAAAGCAAAGGCCCCACAGAAGAGTCAGAAGACGCTGGGCTGTGCGGACAAGGGCGAGGCCCACAGGAGGCCCAGAACAGGGGAGCAGGGACACAGGTCCAAGGGACCCAGGACCTCTGAAGCCAGTGGGAGGAGCCACCCTGCCCAAGCCAGGGAAATAGGAGacaaacaagaaaggaaatacaaCCAGCTTCAGCTGGAGAAGGGACAGACACCACCAGAAAGCCACTTCCAGAGAAAGATCAGTCACCATCCACAGGGTCTACACCCCAGGAAAGGAGGCACACGGTGGGAAGATGTCCTGCAGAAAGGCAAGCCTGGGGCAGATGCTTTCCAGAGCTGGGGGTCTGGCCCACCAAGGCAGTTTATGGACTGCATGGCTGACAAAGCCTGGACCATCAGCAGAGTTGTGGGACAAATCCTGGTGGACAAACTGGGGCTTCAGTGGGGACGAGGTCCCTCAGAGGTCAATCGCCACAAAGGTGACTTCCGCGCCCAGGAGAATGTGCCTTCCTGCTGCCACAGGGGTCACTGCCACCAAGAACGTAGCAGAGAGATGAGAGCTCTGGCCTGCAGCCCTAAAGCCACCCCCAAGGGCCACCACTGTCCTGTCAAAAACAGGGGCAtcagagacagagacagcagTTGGGCCCCACCTCCCAGGGAGCCTGTGTCCCCAGCTGGTCCCCACCACCACAGGCCAAGAATGGCAAGCACCTCGGGCGGCCCCCATCCACAGCTGCAGGAACTGATGTCTGCACAGAGGTGTCTTGCCTCCTGAACTAGACCAGTCTTCTTGCATGTCTCCTGGGGGAGACAGGGGGTTCTACTCAAATAAAACTGATGCCTACACAATAAACCTGTCCTGCGTGGGTGATCACAGCCGCCATGTGTTCATGACGTTCACGGAGAAGTTCCCAATATACCTGCTTTCCCTGCAGAGGGCGTGGCTTCTGTCTGTGCCATGCTAGGGGGCAGGAAAGGGCACAGCATCTGCCCCTTCTGAGTGCGGCTTCCAGAATGGCTGGGCCTGGAGAAGGCTGGCAGGGACGTGGAGGACCCCCTCTTCTCCCTGTCCAGGGAGAAACCATGTCTGGTTTCCAAACTGTATCATGACCCAGAGCCTTCAGGACGTGTAAGGACAGCAAACCCTATGGAGACCCCACCCGGGCTCTGGCTCACTGCATCTTCGTTCTCACTAAGGTAACTTCTGTGCTGCTGTCGGAGCTGGGTCTGCAAGGGCCTTATGGACTGAGAGGGTGGCAGGCTCCCCTCAGGCTGGAGGAGTGATGGATCCCAGCAGCCTCCCTGCCCCGTGGTAGCCTGGGAATGTGGGGGTGTCCTGTACTGGCCCTGGGTGAGAGAAGGGACAGCTCCTTCTCAGATGTCCTGGTGGGGAAGAAATGACACCCTCCCCAGACCCCTCCCTACCTGCTGAGTTCTGGGATGGACCTGGGCCCCACCAGCACTTGGTTCAGCCTTGTTAACACCCCTGGGTTTGCGTCTGGTGTCCCCTGCCTCACTCTCCAGAGCAGTCTCCCAGCCCACTAGTGTGGGGTGTCTGTTTCAGGAGGCACCCAGGGCTGCTGCCTGCCCCTCTGGTGGGACTCTGTGGTTAGGAACCGCAGGAGGAGACCTTAGGCCCAGGGTGAGAGGTCGTGAGAAGAATCAGGGAAGACGAACGTAAGTTCGCAAGTGCAGGACCCACAAGCTGCCCACAGCTGTAACCAGGGTCCTCATAGTCTGGTGACCATGACAAGCAAAGGTGGTCAGTGCCACTCCCAGGGGAGAGGGACCCAGAAGGCAAGGGCTGGCCTGGTTACACAGCACATCTATGGCTCCAAGCCCAGGTGCTGGCAGGGGACACATTGGGGCTCAGAGGATCTGGTCACATGGTTGGCAGGGACAGTCCCCGCAGGGCACAGTCCTGGGCTCCTCCGTCCTGGTGCTGGGTCCCTCCTGTCCATCCCCAAGGAAGGCAGGAGCAAATGCAGGAGCTGGTTCCCCAGAGGGCTCTGCCCAGGGGCCTTCTGCCCAGGGAGAGCTCTGCACCTGCAGGGGCTGTGGAGGCTGAGGACAAGGGGACAGGCCTGTACCCAGGCGTGGCGGGACCCATGCTGGGGACCTGTTTGGAAAAGGCCCTGGTGTCACTTTGGGTGCCCAGGCTACTGCTGGAGCCAAGTCCTGTCTGGGGTGGTGACCTGGGCAGCTCCAGTGTGGGCCCAACATCTATGGGACCCAGGATCCTGGAACCCGCCAGCAGAGGAGCCCCACAGAGACCCCCATGTACACCCCCAAACTCAAAGATTCCCACAGAGACCCCACATTCATAGAGATTTCAGAGATTCCCCACAGTGACCCCCAGAGACCCCAACAGAGAATCTGACCGAGATCCCCCCATGAAGACCCCCCAGAAGGACTCCCCACAGAAACCCCTGACACAGACTCACACAGAGACCCTTCAAAACCAACAGAGATCCCCACGGAGATTTTAGAGGTGACTCTAACAGAGACCTGCACAGAGAAAATATATCAAGGTCACTTTGCCACCCCCTAAAATCCCTAGCATTGCACTTGGTGAAAATGAGCGGCATCTACCTCATTCCCAGCAGCGCTTTCTCCTGGCAGCCCTCTGCCCTCTTCTAGGTAAGATTCCTTGAGAAACTGAACAATAGAAAAGCCTCCTCTATCAGTCGACATCCAACTTAGAGCGACCCCCCAACCCGCTGGCAGACCCTTCCCCAGATCACCCAATTACAACCCCCATGCTGATATCAAACTGTAATCATTCATGATGGAAACGGTAAGAGTTCCTCTGACGCTGTGCTTCTGACACCGCCCTTAGCCCCTCAGGCCATGCTCCCCCTCACTGCCAAGGGAATAAACCCGGCTGGTCTAGATTGGTCTTGCTCACAGGGCTCCTCCTGTGGGCCTTGTGCTGGAGCACATGGAACAGGAAGGATCTCGGCTTGGACACAGCTTCTTCAGAAAACCTTCTCTGACTCCCCTATGAGGCCAGGTCCCCTGTGCTGGGTTCCCCAACCTGGCCCTTCTTCCCTTGTGACAGCCTCTCCACACCTGGGCACGTTTCTCCCAGAACCCTGAAAGCTTCTGGTGGGCCCGGTGAGGACGGAGGCGTGCCTGACCACACTCCCGGTACTGACTGTGGCCCCTGTTATAAATTGTTTCATAAAATCTTCTTAGTTAATGGGCACAGGAATCAATGCTTCCTAATCTACCTCATACATAAGTTGCATCACTAAAATCATATTTTCATAAAGGGTCTTAACTCTTTCCAGTAGCCAATATAATGTGTCAAGGaaaatctgtaaaaataaaatggcatcgATACTTCAAATTTAGTGGTATAAAGAAATTTCCAAATTCAAATTATTCCAAGTTACTTATTTTATAGGTCAAATATGAATATTCTTGTAAGTTTTTTAATTCTTCAACGTAAATTTCTGATGTTTAGAGAatacaaactaaaaacaaattttgCTTCAAAACATTCTAATGTGccacaaattcattttaaaaaactattaccaaagaggatatatttttaagtaatttaaatatacaaCTTCCAACCGACACACATATTGTAAATCCACTCTTCTAAAAATGAGGAGCAGCTATATTTTTACCTTAACATCCAAAATGCTGAATCTATAAAACGGGTTGCTTATTTACAACCACGTGTAAAATAGGGTATTGATAAATAATTCGGCATGCATATTCGTTctgttggaaatttttttaaattattgaaaataattgaaaatcttACAAAACATCATCTGTTTGAAAGATGttagaaaagagagggtagaaaAATAGGACTGCATTCTTATTGCGTAACGGTTCAACCTCagttataaatacacacatatacacacatatcttgAAGCCTGAGTAACTGTTCTCTCTCCAGCAGTTTCTGCCAGGCCTGCCAGTTCTTGGGTTTGGAAATTTCCTTCCTGCTCACCTCCACTGGCAGCATGTCCACCTCACCTAAGGCCCCTGGTTCCACTCCTAATGCTCCAAAAATGTGATGAGCGTAAAGAGAGTTTTCCTCTCAGGAAAACAATAATGGCTCGATCACTGATACACTATGGGTTCATAAAGAAAGATGAATCTATTTCATTTGTCTATTAACCTGGAAAAgcatattgaatatttttcttttttagaataaGTACAGGTACACATTGAtcttttactgaaaataaaaaaatcattaaaaggtACATGTAAGAAAGTACTTTTTATTTAGCTAGATCCCAAtgattttttaatctcttttcctAAAAGGTTTATGGTAAAaccttttatatttaagtttgcAAACCATTTCAAGTTAATTAGTGTATAAAGTGTGAAGTTTACACTGAGATTTTGAGcctataaatgtttattttctccgGTGGCATTTGATTAAAAGACTATCCTTCCTCCTTCAATTGCTTTTGTACCTTTCTCAAAAATGAGTTGGGCATATTTGCTTGGGTCCatttctgagttctgtattctgttctgcTGACCTATGTGTCCATCTCTCCACCAATATCATGTGCCTTTtcatataaacttaaaataagtttatgtgcataaaaaaATCTAGCTGGAGTTTTGATATGAATGTCATTAAGTCTACGCATCAATTTaaagagaattgacatctttgcTATCTTGAGTCTTCCAAACCATTAGTAAGGTATGTTtgaatttatttagttcttctctcAATTCTTTCATGcagattttgtaatttttgccATCTTGATCCTGCATATCTTGTCAGATTTATGCCTAAGTATTTTCTTTAGAGCAACTGTAAAGGTATTTTCAGTTTCCACACATTCATTGTTAGTTTATAGAAATATGATGAATTTTGTAGGATGGATCATTTATCCTGTGAACTTGCTAAGTAACTTATTATTTCTACAAGACTTTTTTAGATTCCCGGAGACATTACAAAGACAATCGTGTAATCTGCAATAGAGGccgttttccttctttctttttttttcaatcagtaTGCCTTACTTGTTTCTTGCCCAATTGTGCTGACTAGAACTTTCGGTGCTCTGTTAAATAGCAGAGGTGAGAGCAGATGTCTCTGCCTTGTTTCCACCCTGAGGGGAAAaccattcagtctttcaccattatgTATCACATAGCTGTTGGTTTTTGATAAATACACTTGATAAAGTtcaggaagtttccttctatttgtaggtttctgaaagtttttatcataaaactgTGCTATACTTtggaaatgctttttctacatcaatTGACATAAGTGGCATAGTATTTTTGAATCA comes from the Homo sapiens chromosome 9, GRCh38.p14 Primary Assembly genome and includes:
- the SPATA31E1 gene encoding spermatogenesis-associated protein 31E1; the protein is MGNLVIPLGKGRAGRVESGQRIPPPAPRPSVECTGDDIALQMEKMLFPLKSPSATWLSPSSTPWMMDFILTSVCGLVLLFLLLLYVHSDPPSPPPGRKRSSREPQRERSGRSRSRKISALKACRILLRELEETRDLNYLLESHLRKLAGEGSSHLPLGGDPLGDVCKPVPAKAHQPHGKCMQDPSPASLSPPAPPAPLASTLSPGPMTFSEPFGPHSTLSASGPPEPLLPLKCPATQPHVVFPPSPQPHGPLASSPPPPDSSLAGLQCGSTTCPVPQSSPLHNQVLPPPTRVISGLGCSSDPIWDLYCWREAATTWGLSTYSHGKSQPRHLPDHTSEASFWGDPTPKHMEVGGCTFIHPDVQKLLETLIAKRALMKMWQEKERKRADHPHMTSLGKEWDITTLNPFWNVSTQPQQLPRPQQVSDATTVGNHLQQKRSQLFWDLPSLNSESLATTVWVSRNPSSQNAHSVPLDKASTSLPGEPEVEASSQLSQAPPQPHHMAQPQHFTPAWPQSQPPPLAEIQTQAHLSPPVPSLGCSSPPQIRGCGASYPTSQERTQSVIPTGKEYLEWPLKKRPKWKRVLPSLLKKSQAVLSQPTAHLPQERPASWSPKSAPILPGVVTSPELPEHWWQGRNAIHQEQSCGPPSRLQASGDLLQPDGEFPGRPQSQAEDTQQALLPSQPSDFAGKGRKDVQKTGFRSSGRFSDKGCLGSKLGPDPSRDQGSGRTSVKALDEDKEAEGDLRRSWKYQSVSSTPRDPDKEHLENKLQIHLARKVGEIKEGWIPMPVRRSWLMAKCAVPKSDTHRKPGKLASWRGGKAHVNTSQELSFLHPCTQQILEVHLVRFCVRHSWGTDLQSLEPINVWSGEAQAPPFPQSTFTPWASWVSRVESVPKVPIFLGKRPQNGPGDNRTTSKSVPTVSGPLAAPPPEQEGVQRPPRGSQSADTHGRSEAFPTGHKGRGCSQPPTCSLVGRTWQSRTVLESGKPKPRLEGSMGSEMAGNEAWLESESMSPGDPCSSRALQVLSIGSQWARAEDALQALKVGEKPPTWEVTLGASVRASSGSVQEDLRSTGALGTTGNPSASSVCVAQDPEQLHLKAQVVSEIALIVQVDSEEQLPGRAPGILLQDGATGLCLPGRHMDMLTAADRLPTQAPLSTSQSVSGKNMTASQGPCALLWKGGDSPGQQEPGSPKAKAPQKSQKTLGCADKGEAHRRPRTGEQGHRSKGPRTSEASGRSHPAQAREIGDKQERKYNQLQLEKGQTPPESHFQRKISHHPQGLHPRKGGTRWEDVLQKGKPGADAFQSWGSGPPRQFMDCMADKAWTISRVVGQILVDKLGLQWGRGPSEVNRHKGDFRAQENVPSCCHRGHCHQERSREMRALACSPKATPKGHHCPVKNRGIRDRDSSWAPPPREPVSPAGPHHHRPRMASTSGGPHPQLQELMSAQRCLAS